The Cannabis sativa cultivar Pink pepper isolate KNU-18-1 chromosome 8, ASM2916894v1, whole genome shotgun sequence genomic interval CTTGGTTATCAAATACTTGATTGCCGAGTGGTCAGTATACACAACAACCTTGGTTCCCACAAGATACGatctgaatttctcaaaggcAAAAACCACCGCTAGCAACTCTTTCTCAGTAGTTGTGTAGTTAATCTGGGCATCAACAAGAGTTTTGCTTGcgtaataaatggaatgaaagATCTTATTCTTCCGCTGCCCAAGAACAGCCCCAACGGCAAAATCACTTGCATCACACATGAGTTCAAAGGGCAATGACCAATCGGGTGCTACAATCACGGGGGCCGTAACAAGAGCtgtcttcaacttcaaaaatgCTTCATTACATTCAGCGGTAAACTCAAATGGTCTATTTTGTTCCAGCAAGTTACACAAGGGTTTGGACACCTTAGAAAAGTCTTTAATGAAGCGCCTATAGAAACCCGCGTGTCCAAGGAAGCTTCTTATGCCTTTCACCGTGGTAGGGGCTGGTAACTTCTCAATCACTTCTAGCTTTGCCTTGTCAACTTCTATCCCCTTGCTAGACACTTTGTGACCCAACACAATACCCTCTTGAACCATGAAGTGACATTTCTCCCAATTAAGCACCAAGTTGGTTTCTTCACATCTTGCTAACACTCTTTCCAAATTCTCCAAACAAACCCCAAATGAATCCCCGTAGATAGAGAAGTCATCCATGAATATCTCCAAAATACTCTCAGCCATATCCGAgaaaatagccatcatacacctttggaaAGTCGCGGGAGCATTGCACAATCCAAATGGCATCCTCCTAAAGGCAAAGGTACCATATGGACAAGTGAAGGTGGTTTTCTCTTGATCTTCTGGTGCTATAGAAATCTGATTGTAACCCGAATATCCGTCAAGAAAACAATAAAACTCTTTTCCCGCCAAACGATCCAACATTTGGTCAATAAATGGCAGCGGGAAATGATCCTTCCGAGTAGCATTGTTTAGCTTCCGGTAGTCCATACACACCCTCCAACCGGTCACGGTTCgagtaggaatcaactcattgtTTGCATTAGCCACCATCGTGACTCCTCCTTTCTTGGGCACACATTGAACAGGACTAACCCATGAGCTATCCGAAATTGGGTACACAATACCATAATCTAGCCACTTGATCACTTCTTTTCGTACCACTTCTTTCATGACGGGATTCAATCTTCGCTGATGCTCAACAGAATTGCTACAGCCAGCTTCTAAAAGTATCTTGTGCGTGCAAATCGTTGGACTAATACCCCTTATGTCCGCCATAGTCCACCCGATTGCTTTCTTATGCTTTTTTAACACCTCTAGCAAGGCACCTTCATCATCAACTACCAAGTTTCATGCTATAATAACTGGTAGCGTGTCATTCTCCCCCAAATAGGCATACTTCAGATGGCTTGGCAAGGATTTCAACTCCAACTTTGGTGGTTCTTGGATGGAGGGTTTTGGAGGCTTAAAATTACTTTCCTTCAACTCCAAAGATTCAAAGGGCTTCTTGAATTTAGGCATAGGTTGCAATGGCTCCACCCAAGCAACTTGGTTGTCTTCATCTTCACTCAAGTCTTCAAGCTCATCAAAAGAACTTATAAATTTCTCATCCTTCCAAGCTTCCTTGTGAAATTTTTCAGCCACTATCGAGTCAATTACACTTATGCGGGAGCACTCTTCTATCTCATCCGGAAATCTTTAGCATTGAACACATTAAAGGTGACTTTTTGGTCATTCACCCTCATTGTGAGCTCCCCATTTTGCACATCAATCAGAGTTCTCTCGGTAGCAAGGAATGGTCGACCCAAGATAATAGGCACATCTCTATCAGCTTCATAGTCTAGGATgatgaaatcagctggaaaAATGAACTTGTCAACCTGTACTAGAACatcttctatttttccttccggATGGGCCATGGACCTGTCAGCAAGTTGCAATGTAACAGTTGTAGGACATGCTTCACCAATAACCAACTTCTTAAAGATCGACATAGGCATGAGGTTGATGCTTGCACCCAAATCACATAAAGCTCTTCCAACATCCCGCCCCCCAATAGAACAAGGGATTGTAAAACTACCCGGATCCTTCAACTTCGGTGGAATCTTACTTTTCAACATGGCGCTGCATCCTTCGGTAAGAGCTACAGTTTCAAACTCCCCCAACCTCCTTTTCTTCGTCAAAATGTCTTTTAAGAACTTGACATAGTTCGGCATTTGCTCCAATGCTTCCACCAAGGGAATATTGATATGGAGCTGCTTCAACACATCTAAAAACTTCTTGAATTGCCCATCTTGCTGCTGTTTCCgaaatctttgaggaaatgGAATGGGTGGTTTAGTACATACTGGTGCGGATTGCTGACTGTCAGATTGCTGACCCGATGCTGTATCAAGCGGTGCAGTATCGGCAATTTCTGGCGAgttttttactcaatttttcgtCGTTTTGGATTGAAGTGGGCTCCCCACTACCCTTTATTTCCTCCTCGAAATTTTTTAGATGCTTGCCACTCCTCAAGTGAATGGATTTGCATTGTTCCTTCCCATCCCTCCTTGGATTTTCCGTGTCACTAGGCAAAGAACCTTGCGGCCTAGCTTTTAATTCATTGGCCAAATGTCCAAGTTGCAACTCTAAGTTTCGAAGAGAGGCAGCTTGACTTTGtatcaccgcatcatttttggcCATATAATCCCGCATTAGACTCTCCAAAGAACTTGGTTGGGAATTTTGAGCATGTTGTGGATGTCGCGGTTGTTGTGAAAAACCCGGTGGATATGCTTGTCTTCCTTGGGCTGGTGTGGTGCTTGAGCTTGCTCCTTGACCTCCCCAAGACAAAGTAGGATGATTCTTCcaagattgattgtaagagtTTGAGAATGCCCCATTGTTTCTGTTAAAATTCTGATTTCCCATGTAACAAACGGACTCCGAATTAGATAGACACTTCTCAAACGCATGCCCTTCTCCACAAAACACACATGAGACATCATCACTTTGAATGGCAGCAGCTGGTTGAATATTTTTAGCGTTCCCAATActcaaattcttcaaaacattcGTCATGGAAGCCATTTGAGCTGTCAAAGCCGTTATTGCATCTACCTCAAGGACTCCCGCCACTTTTCTACTTGTTAGAACTCTTGTGTTGGACCATTGGTAGTTGTTACTTGCAatggtctccaaaatctcaaatgcttcattgtaagacttcgacaaaatagcaccattggccgatgcatctaacaccattcgagaagctgcattcaagccattataaaaagtctccatctgaatacaatgtggaatgccatgatgtggacactttcgcaaaagttccttaaacctctcccacgcatcacttgtggactcatcttcaagttgctgaaaagacatgatctcacttctgaattttgcatttctagtAGGAGGAAAGTATTTCCTCAGAAGCTTCTCAGCAAGGTCATTCCAATTGGTCACAGACTCAGGAGGCAAAGTGTTGAGCCATGATCTAGCTCGGTCTCGtagtgagaatgggaatagcttcaaccttaacacctcttcactcactccttggatcttgaaagaatcactcacctccaaaaatgaacggagatggaggtgaggatcctcagttggcatcccgctgaattgccccacggtttggagcatttgaaacatcaCTGGCTTGAGCTCAAACTGCGGTGCTTGTATTTCAGGCCTCACAATGCCTGGATTGAGCTCATTAAACATGGGGGCTGCATACTCCCTTATAGCCCTTGCTCGATCATCTGCCAATATGATGGGATTAACAATTTGTTGAGCAACCCCATCATCATCAAAATTCTCAGCCATGATGTCTCGGCCCTTAGCCTTTtgaacccttcttcttcttcggaatGTGCGTTCAATCTCGGGAtcaataggagcaagttcaaagtcctcttgttggttcatacactatagatacctgagatttcaaagacaaaccagcaagattaaaagcacaaaaattcttagaatgtcaattagttgataaaacaaaatttagaacttaaagtccccggcaacggcgccaaaaacttctTGTGAAAATTCtattgctttataattgcgcaagtgtacacaatcataaacaagtaatacaatgataagtaatcaaagttcgtctccacagggacttttcactaaataatgttaaatcaactaaaagcaattccaagaatttcaaataaaaataaaataaaatcacacATCAATTCACAAGGAAAATTTATAGTCTTGattctaaacttgagaactaattttttaaactaaataaagtaaaaataagAAGCTAAAAGTGTTTAAAGtggtggtaatttcagatttggaaaatagacttgggtgattaatttccacttgtatgtcccagttgatacagcaatgacccagcaataactcagcaatcctggcagagttaacagatttcaaaaaaaaccagcaagctttttccaaaacttgcaataaaccattcacaatctcacaatgcattcctacatcagtttagatcacaaatagcctaataaagcatcaaatctttagttatgcatggtagcaaaatattcctatttcactactaattaatacctaaaataaaaggtaaaaatcaagcatcaattagaggggttcaactaggtcttgcttttccaagtaagatctagcttggtaaatgttaaaaatggccacaaattaacattcaatcaaCATTTCGTTacaactaattgaactaagacaagattacttcatcattgcaaaatcaaaacactagtccatacaagggttcataatcacccaaatctcaaagagtttagttcatagctgaaattaaaaacaacaaaccagaaaataaattgTTCATGGAGTTAAAAAGAAAACTAGAGAGAAGGAAATGATACAAAATGAAGAGGAGAGCAAGGGAAATGAGTTTGAAGCTCAAGTTCTCTCTTTGTaggttgccttcttctccttcttctcaatcttcttcttctttctttgtacTCTTTTTTTCTCTGTACTTAGATATTTTCTGCTGTAATTTTCGTACTCCACATTCAAAGTGCAGCCACCCTCATATTCTATGTCCTTCCTCTTTCTTTTTGCCccccaattagggtaccaaagtttaccctaattggaaatccaagtcatcacccacttgtccttcattttccacatgtttgttgagtcaatagccaaattctgccacctcagctcgtttttcttttcattaaagccagctggactatctgccaaaataaacttactgggctgacaaattgctacgcgatgattgctatagcaatgtcaGTCAACAATAAGCATTTTCTGCTCCTTTTTCTTCCTTGTCCCAAACATttccaaatacctattcttgtattttcttctgcttaaaacacataaaaacaacaacaacaacataagtccatctaacacttactaacacacacacttccatttattacaaagacacaacaaactaaacacaattacacaatatagacattaattgctccacaattcactttaaaattcaagcttaaagatataaaaataactctaaatcttagagttatcaacCATCCTTAACATAAATAGTCTTTCTTTTAGCCTCAATCTATCAATGACAGTAAGCCACAAAATATACCTGTGTTTCAGAATTGAAAGCCTGTTCCAAACTCCTCCTTGCCATAGTTGTATCTAAGTAGATGGGCATAAAACCTTGCAAACTTCTTTTAATCCAATTGCTCTACTTAGAGTAATCAATAGTGGGGATTGCCTTGAGTTTCTCTTTCACTTTCACAACCTATTTCCAATACCAGCTACTTGTTGTAGGTGCTCCGTATTCCTTCCACTTCTTTTGTTCCAAGTACACTACATGTACCCATTTGATCCATAAGGAATCTTGTTTTGTTTCAACTGCCCAGACATATTTCCCTATTGCAGCTTCATTCCACTCTTGAACTCTCCTGAAACCCAAACCCCCTGCTTTTTTTGGTCTGCAGATTTCATCCCATGCCACTAGTCCTAGACCATTTGCCTCGGCTAAACCTTTTCAAAGGAAGCTCCTACATATTGTATTGACTCTCTGAAGGACTTTCTTAGGAATAATCATCAATTGGGCCTAGTACGAATGGATGGACATAAGCACTGAGGTAACTAGCACTGCTCGGCCTGTATATGATAGATTTTGAGAGCTCCAAACTCTTATGCTCTGCACCAtcttttcaataataatctCACATTCTGAAGCTGGAATTTGCCTTGCACATACTGGAATCCCCAAATACTTGAAAGGCAAACTACTCTTGCTGAAACCAGAAACTGCAGCCACTCTATTAACTTCATGTTCATTCATTTGGCAACAATAAATTGATGACTTGGTATCACTCGGTTGTAAACCTGAAGTATTAGAGAACAGTTTTAGGCCTTGCAGCATTCTATAAATCGACACATAATCACCATGACAAAAAAGAATAACATCATCAGCAAAACATAAGTGGTTTACCCTTGGCTTCCCACATCTTTCATGAAACTTGAAGTCTTCTTTTGTACCCACTTTCATCAATAGCTTTGACAAATATTTCATTCCCAACACAAAAATCAAAGGCGACATTGGGTCTCCTTGTCGCAACCCTCTTTTCGCTTCAAATAATCCATGCATTGTCCCATTAAACATCAAGCTATACTTTGGAGTTCTCACACAGTTCATTACCAAGTTTATAAATTTTGGCAGGAACTTTAGTTCAACGAGCATTTCCCCAATAAAAGCCCATTCTATTGTATCATATGCTTTCATCAAGTCCAACTTGATCATACATTTTGGCTTCAAGTTATTCATTCCATAATGGCGAACCAAGTCTTGGCACACCATTATATTATAGGCAATGTACCTTCCTTGAAAAAACCCACTTTGATTCTAAGATCTGATGTGCGGAAGAATCTTCCTCAGCTTAGTGCAAATAAGTTTGGTTGCAACTTTATAGATAGTTTTACAACACGCTATCGGTCTAAAGTCCACCACTGAATCTGGGCACTTGCTCTTGGGAATGAGAGTCAATGTTGTTGAGTTAATTTCTTTGAGTAAGTTTCCTATGTGCAAAAAAGACAGCACTGCTTCACAAACACTATCTCCCACAATATCCCAGTTGTCTTGGAAGAAAAAGCTTCCATAACCATCCGGTCCCGGAGACTTGTTACCAGGTATCTCAAACACAACTGCTTTTACTTCTTCTTTAGTGAAATCAGCCTGCAAAAAACTAGCTTGATCTTTTGAAATAAGAGGACCAAGTTGCACTATCTTTCTCTTTACCTTCTTCATATCATTCATTTTCTGGCCAAGTAAAGATTGATAAAAGTCTAAGAAAGCTTCGATTACCTGATCGGGCTTGTGTTGGTCTTTAATCGAATaaattcaatttgtttttagcTCTTATACTTGCATGGAAAAAACTTGAGTTATCATCTCCTTCCTTAAGCCAATTCAACTTGGCTTTTTGTTGTAGAAACGAGATGTAATTAGCATGAGTCTCAGCATAGTTCTTTTGGGAAACTTTTTCATTCTCCACTAACTCTTTACTTCTAGGATTCTACTGCAATTCCTGCTGAAATTGCACCAGATTATTGTACACCCGGGCATCTTCGGCTTGAATATCCCCATACTTGCTTCTATTGATTTTTCTTAGTTCAGCCTTCAAGAGCTTCATTTTCTGGACTATCTAAAACATAGGAGTGTCGTCTATTCTCTTCTACCATATTTCTTTTAACCAGTTCTGGAACTCAGGTCCCCCCAGCTATATTATGAAATACTTGAATGGTTTCTTGCCTTTGCTTAATTCTGGATTTAACGTAAGGATTCGCAGACAATGGTCAAATATTCATTCCTCCATACAGTGTACTTCTGTATTAGGATACTTGTCTAGCCATTTTTGATTAGCTAGAATTCTATCTTTCTTAGAATAAATTCTTGTTTGTTGCTCCAAGTAAAAAAAACTACCCAAGAATTTGATATCCTCCATGAAACATTTCTCCACACATTCTCGAAACAAAGTAGAGGGATGTTGTTTTTTGTTTCCCCCGATCCTTTCTTCCACACTCAATATTTCATTGAAATCTCCCAAAATAATCCATGGAAAACTTGTATTCTTGGAAATACTAATCAAATCCTCCCATAATTGCCTtcttcctatttcatcatttagAGCATATACGAAAGTTACCATAAACTCTTCTCTTCCCGCTATTGCTATGACATTCAGATGCATTAATTGACTAGTGTATTGTAAAATATTCACTGCAAACATCCCTAGATTCCAACTCACTATTATTCTTCCCCCTTTATGCCAAGCATTATTCGTCCAGAAATACCATCCCGAAAACATATTTACATATACAACCCCAAATTGTAAGACTGTACCTTTGTTTCAAGGAAACCAACTAAACCCACTTGCATTGTAAAAATTACTCTCTTGACTTTCTCTTGTGAAAAACtgagtttttgcaaatgtcaataatatatacaaaaatataaaattgtataCGTCTGCAGAAGCAGAATGTAATTCTGTTACTGTAGAGACAAGTTTTGCAGCGACAAAACAGAACagacagaatataaaaataattgtagaACAGAGATTTGCACGGGGCCACACCCAGAgattgaaatcaattaataaagtattaacaattacaaagacaattgacttaaacaagtttagacccCTCTAAATTATTgctgcaatcctttgtaatgcactttatgaatctgacttctgaaGCACCTCCAAAcagcgaactcccttcgtctttgaagtgtgcgTGCTTACTTCTCCCCAAAGTAAGGCTTGAAAAAGTCTTCTCCCAAAGACcactctcttgttcagtcaagtcaTTCTAACAAACTCTAAGACAAAGTAAGAATAGATATGAAATacactagaacctagatgaactactaggttctcacaaaaagaactctcttctcacaaatatgaaaaatgcaaaaaaaaaaaaaaaaaaaaaaaaaaaacaactagaaGAGTTgattcgaatggctgctctctaggttctatttatagaacatagaaaccctaGAGACATCCACAAGGTttaatctacagctgtacaaaaactttccttagATAAACTTGATTTACAACATCAAAAACGGATTCTAACGCAGCAAATCATACCAGAAAAAGGAAATTTGCCATAAACGAATTCGATCTTGTATTGGGTCTTGATTCCTGTCATAAATAGACTGTATAATCTTATTGTATCAAGCCATAATcgaatttaataaataatacagcaataatcaaagtttcctttaAAAACtaactttccataagagaattgcttctcttacaagaagttaCCATACAAGAAAAGTCCAGCTGAAAAAGCAATCTTTCCTAACATAGAAAAGAGCAATAAAATCGAATAATAAAGGTGAGAAAATTGGATTGGAAACACAAAGAAATCTcaccataaataaaaaatatttttgcatctaacttgccaaaaaaaggactttacaatctccccctttgacactttagatgaacaaaataatttttaacaaagaAGTACCTGCAAAACAAAGTTAGCAAGAACAAACAACAACTCCCCCTGAGAAACACAATCAAAAAttgaaataacaaaataacaagatAACTTTAAATCCAATGTTAACCACaagtaccaaacacaactccccctgtaaaaagggtccagagttgagacaagaaattaaaaacaacCTATTACTTCCCTTTTTTGTTTATctaagggccaaagacaaaaatcatgaaaatatgtccaacaaaaacaagaaaaagaaagaaaaacttatgccccatagagcttgatcaatgaggacaactgcttgaacatctcttgctgaacctcctccatggcagcaagacAATTGTTCACCTGTTAGACCTCATGCTTGACCTCCTGAACATCTGCAGGAGCAGAACTTGAACTTCCGGCAACAGCAACATCACTAGCTTTAGGACGCTTCGGAAAAGCTCCTTCAAAATACTCTGAGGGTTGAAAGATGGTTCCCATAAGGGGAGGCTCAAGTATTTCATGAGAGTAGGCCACATCTTTCTAAGAGGacaaaattttatagattaagttAGGAAACACAAGCTTATGAGTACGTTTTTTACCTCTTCAAAATGAAGCATTTGGTCCAAGATTGAAGAAGTCAGATCAATGGATGCCCCCGAGGTGATATGAAAGAGAAAGGATGCCAAATCTTGAGATACCACGGTTTTGCAAACCTCATGAGTGATGCATGAGCATAAGTGAAATGTCTAATTTGAAGACTCTGCCCAGATTTCCATTCGACCCGTGCACCAGTGAGTTCAGTGAGCATCAAATGGCAATCCATAGACATGATAGCATTGGACACACCTTCGGGTAATTGCAAAGCCACAACAATGTCCTTGATAGTAAAATAAAACCAATGCCCCCGAACATAGACTTTACCAAAAAATTTCAGAGTTCTCATCAAGCAAATCATTAGTCAAATTGGCATAAATTTCTTTGACAATACTTTCAATATACCCTTCAAAACCAGTGAGAGTATTTTTCCATTGATGGTATTGAACAAACTTAACAATACCATACACCCTATGAGCATGtaaatcataattcctctcactttcaaacaTTCGGGTAGCATAAAGATTCCAGTAACGTTGATTATCACGATAATAAAATCTGGAATTGACAGCTTGAGAATGAGAGATATTTCCAAGAGATGAACTCTGTATAGGCTACTTGCCTTTGGCACTAGTAGAGGCTTTGGCTGCTGAAGATGCATGAGGAGGTGTAGGAGCAGATTTGGTCTATGGAGGCTCAGGTTCAAGATCAGTTTCCTCATTGTCAGAGGAGACTCCAAAGTCTTCTGGAAGCTCTTTTTCAGAAGGGATAGACATGGATTTGGTCTCAGAATCATCAAATGGGACCTCCATTGGTTCTTCCTCTTCAGAACTTGAAGAAGCCGAGGGAGGATTCAATTTCAGCTTCTTATTGGCAAGAGGAGCTGGTCTGTCATGGCTTCGTATAGTCCAAAGTTCcttctgttggaattattttaccaggatcttagatctactcacaagtatgtttattaacatcctaaataagaactttctaaaacgataaattaaacacatataaagtattagaaaccttacattgggtgcagcagaattaaatgactccttccgttcagatctctaacccttgtatcctttctgtagcagagtattatcaagatctgaacttggatctctttgtctgaatccttgatgctgaatctcctttgctgatgatctttcttcacgatcttcctcactatgattgaggtattgcttgctgtgtgtgggcactactctaatcactagggtaagttcgaaaatcaaaggaagaagagagagagtgagtggcggctagggaagagagaggaggctcaggtttttctgattcaaaaagtgtaattttcctgaagccttcactatctatttatagcattccactagggttaggtttgaattatttggcattaaaataatgaaaatatcaacttaaaaagcctacaaaggtggccggccatggcttagtggattgggccatgctttttgcaattttgcaattttaacaccttttgtatctgattttctcaaaaatgccaatttcttaattcaaccatttaaatgccaattctaactatttaataactataaataattattaaataatattgtcatttatcatatttattaattgaaccatacaaagtatcataattaacaaatatgcccctattaactctttctttacaatttctcccgtacttagtgaaaatttcacaaatagacatagtctaatttgtgaattataattgattaatcaaaaccaattacatgagtcttacaaacaatattatctcaactagtgcggggaccatgggtctatatgaccgagcttccaataagtagatcaagaatttagcactaaaattcactaacttattaattattcgttgaatccacgcatagaacttagaattgcactctcagtatatagaatgctctatatgttccaccatatagacacatcattagttatccattgttataatcctaatttgatcaatgatcctctatatgaatgatctatactgtaaagggattagattaccgtaacaccctactatgtattttatccttaaaacactcgaccccgtataaatgatatttcagcttatgtgaaatgagatctccaccatttatttttgtttggtcaagctcgaaggagatcatcctttgcttactattcgccagatagaagctatagattccatgtttatgttagcgctcccactcaattgcactaccgtgttcccaaaatgtacgtatcaccctgacctaaaagtaggcttaactaacaaatcaaagaacacgaatagcctttcaagattgagcctaatcatagcaggattaagatcatttgatctaggatcaacttggcgatattgacttgaatagattttacggtaagtttaattaaatctaagtcaaagttcaatatcggtcccttccgatgcatactctatgcatccaacctgagctttactttaaccaatgttctggaaagaacatagtatttctccaaatacacgtaaactcttgttgtagattatcatattagtaaaaccctgtgtctgataaatctaggaaactttattcacatagtcgtgtttactttccaatgtgatgacatcacaataaacatgatcaagtatgtgaaaagggtttaagatgaatttataaatcaaatagacaagcaattgataaattgaaccaaaacatacacaaatgaatgaaaaatacttctgtttctttattgatgttgaataaaatagattacattaaaatggagttttatttagggcataaaacctaacaaactcccacttgcactaatataaaactaattagtacatatcaattaatcctaaattctgacggttcttttcaaaggctgtcgcggccaggactttggtaaatggatcagctaggttgtcctctgtgtcaactttctcaactagtacatcccctcttgccacgtattctctgataatgtgatacttcctttcaatgtgtttgcttctcttgtggcttcgacgttctttactgtttgttattgctccattgttatcacagagtagtaccaaaggcttttccattccagaaacaacacctatgctggtgaagaactttcttagccagacaagttctttagcagctttggctgctgctatgtattcagcttccatagttgagtccgatatcgcggtttgtttagcacttctccaaaccactgctccacccccaagagtaaacaccatcccagatgtagatttcctgtcttcaagacttgcctggaaatctgaatcagtgtagcctatgggatttaaagcaccacccttgtagactaacataagattccttgtactcttttagtatttcaaaatatacttaactgcattccaatgttatTATCCtagattagactgatacctgctcacgattccaacagcataacagatgtcaggtctagtgcataacattgcatacattagacttccaactgcagaggcatagggaatttttgccatgtcctctatctcttgaggatcagtcggagactgttccttagatagacgaataccatatctagaaggcatgtttgccccattggtgttgttcatggagaatctttctaagactttgtctatgtaggttgtttaagagagagca includes:
- the LOC133030385 gene encoding uncharacterized protein LOC133030385; translated protein: MAENFDDDGVAQQIVNPIILADDRARAIREYAAPMFNELNPGIVRPEIQAPQFELKPTIASNNYQWSNTRVLTSRKVAGVLEVDAITALTAQMASMTNVLKNLSIGNAKNIQPAAAIQSDDVSCVFCGEGHAFEKCLSNSESVCYMGNQNFNRNNGAFSNSYNQSWKNHPTLSWGGQGASSSTTPAQGRQAYPPGFSQQPRHPQHAQNSQPSSLESLMRDYMAKNDAVIQSQAASLRNLELQLGHLANELKARPQGSLPSDTENPRRDGKEQCKSIHLRSEIADTAPLDTASGQQSDSQQSAPVCTKPPIPFPQRFRKQQQDGQFKKFLDVLKQLHINIPLVEALEQMPNYVKFLKDILTKKRRLGEFETVALTEGCSAMLKSKIPPKLKDPGSFTIPCSIGGRDVGRALCDLGASINLMPMSIFKKLVIGEACPTTVTLQLADRSMAHPEGKIEDVLVQVDKFIFPADFIILDYEADRDVPIILGRPFLATERTLIDVQNGELTMRVNDQKVTFNVFNAKDFRMR